In one Achromobacter spanius genomic region, the following are encoded:
- a CDS encoding ABC transporter permease, translating to MKKVGKFLANRVVKSVLVLLMIALFNFFLVRAAPGDPAEILAGQSGAVDAEFIAKLRQEFGLDKPIAVQLGQYLKNVATFDLGYSYRQQAPVSSLILQHLPATLLLTLSAFAFALLAGVSLGTQAALRVGKWGDTVITTLSMLAYATPLFWVGLMLVLLFSVNLEWLPAFGYESVGANLTGFARLADVAKHLLLPALTLGMFYMAVYARLTRASILEISQLDFVKTARAKGLSERTVIVRHVLRNALLPVITYAGIQAGGLIGGSLLVETVFAWPGIGRLAFDALIQRDYSVLLGVFFVASLIVVVVNLVTDILYTVADPRIELK from the coding sequence ATGAAGAAGGTCGGCAAATTCCTGGCGAACCGGGTGGTCAAGAGCGTCCTGGTTCTGCTGATGATCGCGCTCTTCAACTTCTTCCTGGTGCGGGCGGCGCCGGGCGACCCCGCCGAAATCCTGGCGGGCCAGTCCGGCGCGGTGGATGCCGAGTTCATCGCCAAGTTGCGCCAGGAATTCGGGCTGGACAAACCCATTGCGGTGCAACTGGGGCAGTACCTGAAGAACGTGGCCACGTTCGACCTGGGCTACTCCTACCGCCAGCAAGCGCCGGTTTCCAGCTTGATCCTGCAACATCTGCCCGCCACGTTGCTGCTGACCTTGTCGGCCTTCGCGTTTGCGCTGCTGGCAGGCGTCAGCCTGGGCACGCAGGCGGCGCTGCGGGTGGGAAAGTGGGGCGACACCGTCATCACCACGCTGTCCATGCTGGCCTACGCCACGCCGTTGTTCTGGGTGGGGTTGATGCTGGTGCTGTTGTTCTCGGTCAACCTGGAATGGCTGCCGGCATTCGGTTATGAAAGCGTGGGCGCGAACCTGACGGGGTTCGCCCGCCTGGCCGACGTGGCCAAGCATCTGCTGCTACCGGCGCTGACCTTGGGCATGTTCTACATGGCGGTCTATGCCCGGCTGACGCGCGCGTCCATCCTGGAAATCAGCCAGCTTGATTTCGTCAAGACGGCGCGCGCCAAGGGCCTGTCCGAACGCACCGTCATCGTGCGCCACGTGCTGCGCAACGCGCTGCTGCCCGTCATCACGTACGCGGGTATCCAGGCGGGCGGCCTGATCGGTGGTTCGCTGCTGGTGGAAACCGTCTTCGCGTGGCCGGGTATCGGCCGGCTGGCGTTCGACGCCTTGATCCAGCGCGACTACAGCGTGCTGCTGGGCGTGTTCTTCGTGGCCTCGCTGATCGTGGTGGTGGTCAACCTAGTCACCGACATTTTGTACACGGTGGCGGATCCCAGGATCGAACTGAAATGA
- a CDS encoding ABC transporter permease, which yields MKAFMQSFCRNKGGIMGLIVIALVTLMAITASWIFPDSPWDIINGPFMPPLSDGALLGTDTLGRDIATGIAYGSRVTLVLAAVSTAVSILVGITVGALAGFYGGRVDQAIVGFIELFQTIPSFFLAVVLVAILTPNMATVIFAIAVVSWPPLARLVRAEFMSLKNREFVQAAMLAGQSNLRIILTQILPNSLSPVIVSGSLMIASSILLESALSFLGLGDPNAMTWGYIIGASRSVLRDAWWMSVFPGVAILVTVLSLNLIGEALNDALNPKLARRRTT from the coding sequence ATGAAAGCGTTCATGCAATCGTTCTGCCGCAACAAGGGCGGCATCATGGGCCTGATCGTGATCGCGCTGGTTACGCTGATGGCCATCACCGCCAGTTGGATTTTTCCGGACAGCCCCTGGGACATCATCAACGGCCCCTTCATGCCGCCGTTGTCGGACGGCGCCTTGCTGGGCACCGACACCCTGGGCCGCGACATCGCCACCGGCATCGCCTATGGGTCCCGCGTGACGCTGGTGCTGGCCGCCGTGTCCACGGCGGTGTCCATCCTGGTGGGCATCACGGTGGGCGCGCTGGCGGGCTTTTATGGCGGGCGGGTCGACCAGGCCATCGTGGGCTTCATCGAACTCTTCCAGACCATTCCCAGTTTCTTCCTGGCGGTGGTGCTGGTGGCCATCCTGACGCCCAACATGGCAACCGTGATCTTCGCGATTGCGGTGGTGTCCTGGCCGCCCCTGGCACGTCTGGTGCGGGCCGAATTCATGAGCCTGAAGAACCGCGAATTCGTGCAGGCGGCCATGCTGGCCGGCCAATCCAACTTGCGCATCATCCTGACGCAGATCCTGCCCAACAGCCTGTCGCCGGTGATCGTGTCGGGCTCGCTCATGATCGCCAGTTCAATCCTGCTGGAATCGGCGCTCAGCTTCCTGGGCCTGGGCGACCCCAACGCCATGACGTGGGGCTACATCATCGGCGCCTCGCGCAGTGTGCTGCGCGACGCCTGGTGGATGAGCGTATTCCCCGGCGTGGCGATTCTGGTGACGGTGCTGTCGCTGAACCTGATCGGCGAAGCGCTGAACGACGCGCTTAATCCCAAGCTGGCGCGCAGGAGGACGACGTAA
- a CDS encoding ABC transporter ATP-binding protein has product MGTDYTKAAGTTSNAASALLDIRGLSVTAAHGGPTVVQDVSYTVNRNEILCVVGESGSGKSVTAHAIMGLLPAGQLSVTQGQILYGGRDLVGLSATDWYGLRGKSFGMVFQEPMTALNPIMRVGRQVDEVLERHTTLSVAARKQRVLELFEQVLLPDPAAMIDAFPFQLSGGQRQRVVIAMALALEPDVLIADEPTTALDVTTQAQILGLIKDIQRRMGIGVIFITHDFGVVADIADRIVVMRKGAVVEAGAAQDILNRPQHPYTRQLIAAVPHKPQGKEEAGAAPALMVVDKLCKTFATGGRRVDALRDISLEIRQGETLGLVGESGSGKSTLGRTLIGLISPDSGSVRMEGQELVGMKPRDFRPYRRQIQMVFQDPYASLNPRHRVIEAVAQGPIAFGASRKTALRDARELLELVGLGGDAGDRYPHQFSGGQRQRVGIARALALKPRLLVADEAVSALDVSIQAQVLDLLKTVSGQFDLSVLFITHDLRVAAQICDRIAVMRQGQLVELERAATIFYHPQHEYTRRLIESVPGKAWNKPDLEALSDPSRSKQYA; this is encoded by the coding sequence ATGGGTACCGACTACACGAAGGCCGCTGGGACGACTTCCAACGCCGCCAGCGCGCTGCTGGACATCCGCGGGCTCAGCGTAACGGCTGCGCACGGCGGACCGACCGTGGTGCAGGACGTGTCCTACACCGTCAACCGCAACGAGATCCTGTGCGTGGTGGGGGAATCCGGTTCGGGCAAATCCGTGACGGCGCACGCCATCATGGGCCTGCTGCCAGCCGGCCAACTCAGCGTCACGCAGGGGCAGATCCTGTACGGCGGGCGCGACCTGGTCGGCTTGTCAGCCACCGACTGGTACGGCTTGCGCGGCAAGTCGTTCGGCATGGTGTTCCAGGAACCCATGACCGCGCTCAACCCCATCATGCGTGTGGGCCGGCAGGTGGACGAAGTGCTTGAACGTCACACCACGCTCAGCGTCGCGGCGCGCAAGCAACGCGTGCTGGAATTGTTCGAGCAGGTGTTGCTGCCGGATCCCGCCGCCATGATCGACGCCTTTCCGTTCCAGTTGTCAGGCGGGCAGCGGCAACGCGTGGTGATCGCAATGGCGCTGGCGCTGGAGCCCGACGTGCTGATCGCCGATGAACCCACGACCGCGCTGGATGTCACGACGCAGGCGCAGATTCTGGGTCTGATCAAGGACATCCAACGGCGCATGGGCATCGGCGTCATCTTCATCACTCACGATTTTGGCGTGGTGGCCGACATTGCCGACCGCATCGTCGTCATGCGCAAGGGCGCGGTGGTGGAGGCGGGCGCTGCCCAAGATATCCTGAACCGCCCACAGCATCCCTATACGCGCCAGTTGATAGCCGCCGTGCCGCACAAGCCCCAGGGCAAGGAAGAGGCCGGCGCGGCGCCCGCGCTGATGGTGGTGGACAAGCTGTGCAAGACCTTTGCCACGGGCGGGCGCCGGGTCGATGCATTGCGCGATATCTCGCTGGAGATCCGGCAGGGCGAAACGCTAGGCCTGGTGGGGGAGTCTGGTTCGGGCAAGTCCACCTTGGGCCGTACGTTGATCGGCTTGATTTCACCCGACAGCGGCAGCGTACGCATGGAGGGCCAGGAACTTGTCGGCATGAAGCCACGCGACTTCCGCCCGTATCGCCGCCAGATCCAGATGGTGTTCCAAGACCCTTACGCATCGTTGAACCCGCGCCACCGCGTGATCGAGGCCGTGGCGCAAGGCCCCATCGCCTTTGGCGCAAGCCGCAAGACCGCACTGCGCGACGCGCGTGAATTGTTGGAACTGGTGGGTTTGGGTGGAGACGCCGGCGACCGCTATCCGCATCAATTCTCTGGTGGGCAGCGTCAGCGCGTGGGCATCGCCCGCGCCCTGGCCTTGAAGCCCCGGCTGCTGGTGGCGGACGAAGCGGTGTCGGCGCTGGATGTGTCCATTCAGGCCCAGGTGCTGGACCTGCTCAAGACCGTGAGCGGGCAGTTCGACCTGTCCGTGCTGTTCATCACCCACGACCTGCGCGTGGCGGCTCAAATCTGCGACCGCATCGCCGTGATGCGCCAAGGGCAACTGGTGGAGTTGGAACGCGCGGCCACCATTTTCTATCACCCGCAACATGAATACACGCGCCGCCTGATCGAATCGGTGCCGGGCAAGGCCTGGAACAAACCCGATCTGGAAGCGCTGTCAGACCCCTCAAGGAGCAAGCAGTATGCGTGA